From a single Pochonia chlamydosporia 170 chromosome Unknown PCv3seq00010, whole genome shotgun sequence genomic region:
- a CDS encoding 3-oxoacyl-(acyl-carrier-protein) reductase (similar to Metarhizium acridum CQMa 102 XP_007809574.1), with protein sequence MTSQFKDEKNIPISKQEFPGRDRDMPDPKPVREELPDAGGTTKTYKAANKLQGKRALITGGDSGIGAATAVLFAKEGATSTIVYLPDEEHDAQDTKKQVEALGGTCYLFSTDLVDRENCQKAVDFAMENMNGIDILFNNAAYQMMVEDILDLSDDQWVHTFNINMHSYFFMAKYALKHMKRGSVIINNASINAYIGRPDLLDYTSTKGGIISFTRGLSNQYISKGIRVNAVAPGPVWTPLIPATMNDKAQKEFTSPMGRPAQPSEIATCVVFLASMDSSCVSGQTLHCNGGVVVNG encoded by the exons ATGACGTCGCAATTCAAAGATG AAAAGAATATCCCCATCTCGAAACAGGAGTTTCCCGGCAGGGATCGAGATATGCCCGATCCCAAGCCCGTCCGCGAGGAGCTGCCCGATGCTGGTGGAACAACCAAAACGTACAAAGCGGCAAATAAACTCCAAGGCAAAAGAGCGCTCATAACGGGCGGTGATAGTGGGATAGGAGCAGCGACAGCAGTCCTATTTGCCAAAGAAGGCGCCACATCAACAATAGTATATCTTCCCGACGAAGAGCACGATGCGCAAGACACCAAGAAACAGGTTGAGGCGCTTGGGGGAACATGTTATCTCTTCTCCACAGACCTTGTCGACAGGGAAAACTGTCAAAAAGCAGTCGATTTTGCTATGGAAAACATGAATGGAATAGACATACTTTTCAATAACGCAGCGT ATCAAATGATGGTTGAGGACATTCTCGACCTGTCAGATGACCAATGGGTTCACACGTTCAACATTAACATGCATTCGTACTTTTTTATGGCGAAATATGCTCTCAAGCATATGAAGCGCGGCTCTGTCATCATAAACAACGCTTCTATCAATGCATATATCGGTCGCCCAGATCTGTTGGATTATACGTCGACCAAAGGAGGCATAATCTCATTCACGAGAGGGCTCAGCAACCAATACATCTCAAAAGGGATCAGAGTCAATGCCGTCGCCCCAGGTCCAG TATGGACTCCATTGATTCCCGCAACGATGAACGACAAAGCACAGAAGGAATTCACCAGTCCCATGGGTCGACCAGCACAGCCCTCCGAAATCGCAACCTGTGTCGTGTTTCTGGCTTCCATGGATAGCTCATGTGTCAGTGGACAGACTTTGCACTGCAACGGCGGAGTCGTGGTAAATGGTTAG
- a CDS encoding periplasmic nitrate reductase (similar to Metarhizium acridum CQMa 102 XP_007807567.1): MAPPSKRRRRSNLKGDAPTCSESNTHSRPSPDMQHDREHETHSVSGSDHDAIIDPTLLDEEVMPETEPHPANKEGTEKGYVLGLGGYNSLKSFNGQYYSGMAVGGSHTWNYEDGVWHEVKAEPDLWKIDYTTNKKRARKAPERSGAPVGTEYHWLIVAHQHVRKIDANTYETHLEGSKYKLAHKGATSNTWSIPTVKGQRERELELLEDAKRRVQGLPPVSGAEKVKGKLMEKGQQKIEKMFSKNGANEMGKRKRN, from the exons ATGGCTCCGCCCTCAAAACGACGAAGGCGGTCCAATCTCAAGGGCGACGCACCAACATGTTCAGAAAGCAACACCCACTCAAGGCCCTCACCCGACATGCAACACGACAGGGAGCACGAGACTCACTCAGTATCAGGTAGCGATCACGATGCAATCATCGATCCCACTctgcttgatgaagaggtGATGCCAGAAACAGAACCACATCCGGCCAACAAAGAGGGAACTGAGAAAGGCTACGTGCTAGGCTTGGGCGGCTATAACTCTCTCAAGTCATTCAACGGCCAATATTACTCCGGTATGGCCGTGGGCGGATCACACACCTGGAACTACGAAGACGGTGTTTGGCATGAAGTCAAGGCGGAGCCAGACTTGTGGAAGATAGACTATACGACGAACAAAAAACGAGCTAGGAAGGCTCCTGAACGAAGTGGTGCGCCCGTAGGAACCGAGTACCATTGGCTAATAGTTGCGCACCAG CATGTCCGAAAGATTGATGCGAATACTTATGAGACTCACCTTGAGGGATCCAAATATAAACTCGCGCATAAGGGCGCGACATCAAATACATGGTCCATCCCAACGGTCAAAGGGCAACGCGAGCGGGAGCTGGAACTACTGGAAGATGCTAAACGGCGTGTTCAGGGGTTACCACCTGTATCGGGCGCCGAGAAGGTTAAGGGTAAATTGATGGAGAAAGGCCAGCAGAAGATTGAGAAGATGTTCAGCAAGAATGGTGCAAATGAGATGGGGAAGCGGAAGAGAAACTAG
- a CDS encoding phosphatidylserine decarboxylase proenzyme (similar to Verticillium dahliae VdLs.17 XP_009651294.1): protein MNVWQRIHQIADYLLSWVKLEQNAEVGWRSFNRKTGQLEREQQTLWKKLKLVILFNPLMEWMDRTHLMRLYMHEESVAEGRRERTTASRKRIKAFVDSYGINMRDFEPADVNCYPTFEDFFTRAHRPGSRPIYETDDPSRAVVVADSRVVVFDSITEAKALWIKGKNFSLNNLVMNNEIGDKFKHAAIASFRLSPQDYHRYHSPVQGTIQSFQSLPGDYYQVDPVALQSNVDILTRNRRDFVVIKTKEFGEVLFVAIGATDVGSVQIHKKYQHIGETVKKGDELGVFQFGGSSIIVAFQYGLIKFDDDLSGLSEQKIQTSVEVGMSLGSSKEKS from the exons ATGAATGTCTGGCAGCGAATTCACCAAATAGCCGACTATTTGCTATCATGGGTAAAACTC GAACAAAACGCGGAAGTCGGTTGGCGCTCATTTAATCGGAAG ACTGGACAATTGGAGCGAGAACAGCAAACACtatggaagaagctcaagcttgtCATTCTATTTAATCCTTTAATGGAATGGATGGATAGGACTCATTTGATGCGTTTGTACATGCACGAAGAGTCTGTTGCAGAAG GGCGACGAGAAAGAACAACGGCTTCCCGAAAGCGCATCAAGGCTTTTGTTGACTCATATGGAATTAATATGCGAGATTTCGAACCAGCAGATGTCAATTGCTATCCTACTTTCGAGGATTTCTTCACTCGGGCACATAGGCCAGGGTCACGTCCCATTTACGAAACAGACGATCCGTCCCGTGCCGTCGTGGTGGCGGACTCGCGAGTTGTCGTCTTTGACTCAATCACCGAGGCTAAAGCACTCTGGATTAAAGGAAAGAACTTTAGTCTCAATAACTTAGTCATGAACAATGAGATAGGCGACAAGTTTAAGCATGCTGCCATTGCGAGCTTTCGTCTGTCGCCGCAAGACTACCACCGATACCACTCACCTGTGCAGGGTACAATCCAAAGCTTTCAGAGCTTACCAGGAGATTACTACCAAGTAGATCCTGTGGCTTTGCAAAGTAATGTGGATATTTTGACACGCAACCGACGAGATTTCGTGGTTATCAAGACAAAAGAGTTTGGAGAAGTTCTCTTTGTGGCCATTGGTGCCACAGATGTTGGGAGCGTACA AATTCACAAAAAATACCAGCATATCGGAGAAACTGTAAAGAAGGGGGATGAACTGGGCGTATTCCAATTTGGGGGCTCATCTATTATCGTTGCCTTTCAGTATGGTCTTATCAAGTTTGACGACGACCTGTCGGGGCTTAGTGAACAGAAGATCCAGACTTCTGTAGAGGTTGGCATGAGTCTAGGATCTTCCAAAGAAAAGTCTTAG
- a CDS encoding metalloproteases (zincins), catalytic (similar to Glarea lozoyensis ATCC 20868 XP_008086256.1), protein MESQSQFQCSAPCKHDRIHLDDTARGRTSEFKRPTKNQRLKDASTNGVLPSTTRWPYVTGPAMFNDPNTFPAPLLLAGYYLDLDPKQTPQTVKDWLEAEYRNPVTTQRQSIYLVGSPSIGGNLAQMTDWSLPMSLHEGDKEQVTLAWPKLEKLQDYVSAFYHGMEVKTLTDTFSWQPFDHNKAQKKTHSSRYAHPKEQLVGLKSPHQIVGVRCRPSPDGVSRMQVNLQDIVGALMPNIPENAYAMLMLLNLDMYEDEDEIFTSGRAYGSSRVAVVSSFRDNPLLSSDDGQHRWPASHCAFFTEGKTSQKHQMPRTHPKTRGGNASLPSWGPIHSAVRDAATHQYAFDLTNHANDEHHHVEWLSRTAQTVTHELGHCLGIGHCPYFACVMQGCASSDEAIRQPPYLCPICLEKVSLALFQHENLAGTIDTNELNGHHPRQVYVRRRYAALLAVCERWAKADSSSSMFVGLKAWLELVLTSSMLVPAE, encoded by the coding sequence ATGGAATCTCAGTCTCAATTTCAGTGTTCAGCGCCGTGCAAGCATGATCGTATTCATCTCGACGACACAGCACGGGGCCGTACTAGTGAATTCAAGCGGCCGACGAAGAACCAACGTCTCAAGGATGCTTCTACGAATGGTGTATTGCCCAGTACAACACGATGGCCGTACGTAACAGGTCCAGCCATGTTCAATGACCCAAATACCTTTCCTGCGCCGCTCTTACTGGCTGGTTATTATCTGGATCTTGACCCCAAGCAAACGCCCCAAACCGTCAAGGACTGGCTCGAAGCTGAGTACCGAAATCCCGTCACAACCCAACGGCAAAGCATCTACCTGGTGGGCAGTCCAAGCATCGGCGGCAACCTGGCACAAATGACAGACTGGTCCTTGCCCATGTCTCTCCATGAAGGAGACAAGGAGCAAGTGACACTTGCCTGGCCGAAACTCGAAAAGCTTCAGGATTATGTGTCGGCATTTTACCATGGCATGGAGGTGAAAACGTTGACAGACACATTTTCGTGGCAACCATTCGATCacaacaaagcccaaaagaaaacacaTTCATCCCGGTATGCACATCCCAAAGAGCAACTGGTTGGATTAAAGAGTCCACATCAGATAGTTGGCGTCCGATGCCGTCCTTCACCAGATGGTGTGTCCAGGATGCAGGTGAATCTTCAAGATATTGTTGGTGCATTGATGCCGAATATTCCTGAGAATGCATACGCCATGCTCATGCTACTCAACCTCGACATGtacgaggatgaggacgaaaTATTTACGAGCGGGAGAGCGTATGGAAGTAGTCGGGTAGCTGTTGTGTCCAGCTTTCGAGACAACCCTCTGCTCTCTTCAGACGATGGTCAACACAGGTGGCCTGCATCACACTGCGCTTTCTTCACTGAGGGCAAAACCTCTCAGAAACACCAGATGCCTAGGACTCATCCTAAAACACGCGGTGGGAATGCTTCTCTACCGTCGTGGGGTCCAATACACTCTGCGGTACGCGACGCAGCAACACATCAATATGCATTCGACCTGACTAATCATGCAAATGACGAACATCACCACGTCGAATGGCTCTCGCGCACCGCTCAAACAGTCACCCATGAACTTGGCCACTGTTTGGGCATCGGTCACTGCCCATACTTTGCTTGCGTGATGCAGGGCTGTGCGTCAAGCGATGAGGCTATCCGCCAGCCCCCATACTTGTGTCCCATATGTCTTGAAAAAGTGAGCTTGGCTTTGTTTCAACATGAAAACTTGGCGGGGACTATTGACACAAATGAGTTGAATGGCCATCACCCAAGACAGGTTTATGTACGCCGTAGATACGCAGCGCTGCTGGCTGTATGCGAGAGATGGGCAAAGGCGGACtcatcaagttcaatgtttgtcGGGCTCAAGGCATGGCTAGAACTAGTTCTCACTAGTAGTATGCTTGTTCCGGCTGAGTAA
- a CDS encoding hexose-6-phosphate isomerase (similar to Trichoderma reesei QM6a XP_006963800.1) — MSTTSRLFQLSGTCNNYPWGKKGHDSLAARLCEKTPGAGFAVNDDQYYSELWFGDYPNFPARDLETGQPLAELLKAHKESLLGSYSMKKFGDQLPFLPKILSIDKALPLQIHPNKPLAAKLHEKNPDKFSDSNHKPEIAVALSRFELFAGWRDLNQISPLFNIPSLRGFVPEGTESWNDETLRNIVRGILKADEQTVQNIEEDLKRQSERDIERLGYPSSMFELIRRLQSQYSATDPGLLVAILCMNYLVLEPGEAIFIAADGVHCYLSGDIVECMARSNNMLAGGLCPVADRDSIDLFAETLRIDSSTRLDNLRLPARPSEEVANGHALLYQPPIGEFDMVRIDMPAGKEELIWDHKGPTVAIAISGEGTILGDGKELAVKDGYIFYIAAETTTMLRAETALQIYAAVIR; from the exons ATGTCAACTACATCGCGACTATTTCAATTAAGCGGAACTTGCAACAATTACCCATGGGGTAAGAAAGGCCATGATTCTCTCGCTGCTAGGCTTTGCGAGAAGACTCCCGGGGCTGGATTTGCTGTAAATGATGATCAGTATTATTCTGAACTCTGGTTTGGCGACTATCCCAACTTTCCAGCGAGGGACTTGGAAACTGGCCAACCACTTGCCGAATTGTTAAAAGCCCATAAAGAAAGTCTCTTGGGCTCATACTCGATGAAGAAGTTTGGAGACcagcttccatttcttccaaAG ATCCTTTCAATAGACAAAgctttgccattgcaaatTCACCCGAATAAACCGCTCGCGGCCAAGCTTCACGAGAAGAATCCAGACAAGTTCTCAGACTCTAACCATAAGCCGGAGATTGCGGTGGCGCTGTCGCGATTCGAGCTCTTCGCTGGCTGGAGAGACCTAAACCAGATATCTCCCTTGTTCAACATTCCGAGCCTACGGGGTTTCGTACCCGAAGGAACGGAGTCCTGGAACGACGAAACGCTCAGAAACATAGTTCGTGGGATATTAAAGGCAGATGAACAAACTGTTCAGAATATCGAAGAGGACTTGAAGCGACAGTCTGAACGAGATATCGAGAGACTAGGTTACCCGAGCTCCATGTTCGAGCTAATTCGCCGCCTTCAATCTCAATACTCAGCCACAGACCCCGGATTATTGGTCGCGATACTATGCATGAACTATCTTGTCCTGGAACCTGGAGAGGCAATCTTCATTGCCGCTGACGGCGTCCATTGTTACTTGTCTGGGGACATCGTGGAGTGCATGGCTCGTTCCAATAACATGCTCGCAGGTGGACTCTGTCCTGTTGCCGACCGCGACAGTATTGACCTTTTTGCCGAGACTCTTCGGATTGACTCAAGTACGCGGTTGGATAATCTGAGGTTGCCAGCCAGGCCGAGTGAAGAGGTGGCAAACGGACATGCCTTACTTTACCAGCCCCCAATTGGCGAATTTGACATGGTTCGGATTGACATGCCGGCTGGAAAGGAGGAGTTGATTTGGGATCACAAGGGTCCTACCGTGGCTATTGCGATTTCTGGCGAGGGCACAATTTTGGGGGATGGAAAAGAACTTGCCGTCAAAGACGGATACATTTTCTACATTGCGGCGGAAACCACTACGATGCTACGCGCAGAGACTGCCTTGCAGATATACGCTGCTGTTATACGATAA
- a CDS encoding glycosyltransferase family 69 protein (similar to Thielavia terrestris NRRL 8126 XP_003651508.1) — protein MNIGVMMHRRSRLSVCTTLLVFIVVAALYFHNNTASRLYHPGLITTTKNDEIPPGGILSRGNVTSYIGAIFDQKKTHLPKLNCLNSDFKRYEHLKISATSSKTPYFFALNLRENLAVLPRLLGSIVEVIQFLGPSNCALSIVEGNSPDGTGDVLAALQAHLDKGLRTHIVLGNKINPLEGLRFAKLAELRNLALKPILEEPERYSDSTVIFVNDVVICPDDILELIHQRVHLAADMTCAMDWVYGSAVPTFYDVYIARGINGDLFFDVPPDVSWSKATNLFWNDPESKERFNSNRPVQVFACWNGAVAFTANPVATKQVTFRAARENTGECYNGEPEIFCKDLWFHGYGKIAVVPYIHLAYTNEAGKRIKDEKGYTSKVVKRLTSEDAMQWKPPPEKVKCMPSFDRQSWQVWNETLGDHI, from the exons ATGAACATTGGCGTCATGATGCATCGTCGGAGCCGCCTCTCAGTATGTACAACCTTGCTTGTTTTCATTGTCGTTGCTGCGCTGTACTTTCACAATAATACGGCGTCAAGGTTATATCATCCCGGGCTTATCACTACTACAAAAAATGATGAAATACCGCCTGGAG GCATACTATCTCGGGGAAATGTCACATCATACATCGGTGCAATTTTTGACCAGAAAAAGACTCACCTCCCCAAGCTCAACTGCTTGAACTCAGACTTCAAGCGGTATGAGCATCTCAAAATCTCTGCAACTTCATCAAAAACACCGTACTTTTTCGCCTTGAACCTCCGTGAGAACCTAGCTGTTCTTCCCAGGCTGTTGGGAAGCATCGTCGAAGTTATCCAGTTCCTAGGCCCCAGCAATTGCGCTCTTTCAATCGTAGAAGGGAACTCTCCAGATGGAACTGGTGATGTTTTAGCTGCATTACAAGCGCATCTTGACAAGGGGCTCCGAACGCACATCGTGCTTGGCAATAAAATCAACCCACTGGAGGGGTTAAGGTTCGCAAAACTCGCAGAGCTGAGAAATCTAGCTCTCAAGCCGATTCTGGAAGAGCCTGAGAGATATTCTGATTCAACAGTCATTTTTGTGAATGACGTCGTTATTTGTCCAGATGATATTCTCGAGCTCATCCATCAGCGAGTCCACCTTGCCGCAGATATGACATGCGCAATGGACTGGGTCTATGGTTCGGCAGTTCCCACATTCTACGATGTGTACATTGCGCGCGGCATAAACGGCGATTTATTCTTTGATGTGCCTCCGGATGTCAGTTGGTCTAAAGCTACAAATCTGTTCTGGAACGACCCAGAGTCAAAAGAGCGATTCAACTCGAATCGACCAGTGCAAGTGTTTGCGTGCTGGAACGGGGCAGTCGCATTCACAGCCAACCCAGTTGCTACGAAACAAGTAACTTTCCGTGCGGCTCGCGAGAACACGGGAGAATGCTATAATGGGGAGCCTGAGATATTTTGCAAAGATCTGTGGTTCCATGGCTACGGTAAAATAGCCGTAGTGCCATATATTCACCTGGCGTATACGAACGAGGCAGGAAAGCGGATCAAAGATGAAAAGGGATACACATCAAAGGTTGTGAAAAGGTTGACCTCAGAAGATGCAATGCAGTGGAAGCCGCCGCCAGAAAAAGTTAAGTGTATGCCGTCGTTCGACAGACAGTCATGGCAAGTTTGGAACGAAACCTTGGGGGACCATATCTAA
- a CDS encoding reverse transcriptase (similar to Metarhizium robertsii ARSEF 23 XP_007826315.1): MSTSAGSAAILSIIRHVTVSKWDKVASRLEAIDGHVRDAEAAIQYKEGQDDNRKLEADVLMLLATVRKAYAGALDSPVQGHGSVNQRGRRGHMGRGGGRGRGRGGIGGAGTGGPAVRLRDRLVMIERMLWEAKYSSVFSKSAALAWRNELLGYLRQRQRRMEYTALFGHLTNEWAEFRFGELSAAKELEKSEAVAVGRKEMYEQRQTWERHVTNERRTDTDKIVNFLDELFHSGPRYEDKLVGEPTDLRAILLRNLRREFFSSCRNKMQVTTSTVRDAIRGVLSADQLTSEKRRAMLDISDKVNVLSEIADILNIDTNLESIKRWSWGENPITVQMRKAINGKYHVHLDLELLDAILIECIGQHVSLNIGSVLQKAWSSEVRDVWMQPSDEGRNAAMQAQIEDYGSRKSGNSVYDLRHRIYQNAFFAAQLPTYTGDVGNSYDPCSRPIDNGPRFTDLVNGAPNRTTLRSNILNLCSAEMAIQKLVHGQFCILQSDFEWFGPSQPHSTLLAIMKYFHFPGELVHFVEAFLSMRMRFEEDGSNGPVLTRRTGTPISFQLTYGISELMLFTLDFAVNQRTEGTHLYRNHDDLWFWGQPEKCVVAWDTVCEFSNIMGLRLNKRKTASAHSVDKSNPRYAAVAQSTLDRLPSGEVKWGFLQYDPSEWKWAANKRAIEEHMKELRYQLSSRTSVMAHIQAYNAYMESFLANNFGRVVNGLGDFHAITVLEALQYAQQCLYGGDESSAVQDASETANVAKHVRKMIQDQFALQRQYDLPDCFLYMGVESGGLGLANPVPAFAKYVDIVKEEDTDDEFMPPMAKHFEVMRRQLSDAYRVDSRLFGERLHAESEKNKLGKQLVAVPTFEGKTESTDKAMGVPTFMSFSDYVSTSEEHSSALGDWYKSMFDPPILRLGSTQPSTNEWAAAYFESELKEKFGGSIAEEEFLSLGLYRTLAEEKVRWQS; this comes from the coding sequence ATGTCTACATCAGCGGGGTCAGCTGCCATTCTTTCTATCATCAGACATGTGACGGTAAGCAAATGGGACAAAGTTGCTAGCCGTCTAGAGGCGATTGATGGCCATGTGCGTGATGCCGAAGCCGCAATCCAATACAAGGAGGGTCAAGACGACAACCGCAAATTAGAGGCTGATGTGCTTATGCTGCTGGCAACCGTACGCAAGGCATATGCTGGGGCCCTCGATTCACCGGTCCAAGGTCATGGATCAGTTAATCAAAGAGGCAGAAGGGGACATatgggaagaggaggagggcgaggacgaggacgaggtggcattggcggtGCGGGCACTGGTGGTCCAGCCGTGAGACTTCGAGATCGACTTGTCATGATTGAACGCATGCTTTGGGAAGCAAAGTACTCGTCAGTCTTCTCCAAATCCGCCGCGTTGGCATGGCGCAATGAGTTGCTGGGCTATCTTCGGCAGCGTCAGCGCCGGATGGAATACACAGCTCTCTTCGGCCATCTGACCAACGAGTGGGCAGAGTTTCGTTTCGGTGAGTTGTCCGCGGCAAAGGAGTTGGAAAAGTCTGAAGCCGTGGCCGTGGGCCGCAAGGAGATGTACGAACAGCGTCAAACTTGGGAACGACATGTCACCAACGAGCGTCGGACGGACACGGACAAAATTGTCAACTTTCTGGACGAACTATTTCACTCTGGACCGCGGTACGAAGACAAGTTGGTGGGTGAACCAACGGACTTGCGTGCCATACTTTTGCGCAACTTGCGACGAGAGTTCTTTTCCTCGTGTAGAAACAAGATGCAAGTGACGACGTCAACGGTCAGAGACGCCATACGTGGTGTTCTCAGCGCCGATCAGCTCACCAGTGAGAAACGACGTGCGATGCTCGATATAAGCGACAAAGTCAATGTCTTGTCAGAGATTGCAGATATCCTCAACATCGACACGAACCTGGAGTCGATCAAACGCTGGTCTTGGGGCGAGAACCCCATCACGGTGCAGATGCGCAAGGCTATTAACGGGAAATATCACGTACATCTCGATTtggagcttcttgatgccattcttATCGAGTGTATCGGTCAACACGTCTCGTTGAACATCGGGAGTGTATTGCAAAAAGCGTGGTCGTCTGAAGTCCGGGACGTGTGGATGCAACCATCGGACGAAGGGAGAAACGCGGCGATGCAGGCGCAAATAGAGGACTACGGGAGCCGCAAGTCTGGTAACTCAGTCTACGACCTGCGTCACAGAATATACCAAAACGCCTTCTTTGCCGCCCAGCTGCCAACGTACACAGGAGACGTGGGTAACTCATACGACCCATGCAGCCGACCTATCGACAATGGACCTAGGTTTACCGACTTGGTAAACGGAGCACCAAACAGAACTACGCTGAGAAGCAATATTCTGAACCTTTGTTCTGCCGAGATGGCCATCCAGAAGCTTGTCCACGGCCAGTTCTGTATCTTGCAAAGCGACTTTGAGTGGTTTGGTCCGTCGCAACCACACTCTACACTgctcgccatcatgaagtACTTTCACTTCCCAGGCGAGCTAGTGCACTTTGTTGAGGCGTTTCTGAGCATGCGAATGAGGTTTGAGGAGgatggcagcaatggcccCGTCTTGACTCGGCGGACCGGCACCCCGATATCCTTCCAGCTCACGTACGGCATATCCGAGCTGATGTTGTTCACGCTGGACTTTGCCGTTAATCAGCGAACTGAAGGGACGCATCTGTACCGCAACCACGACGACCTCTGGTTCTGGGGCCAGCCAGAGAAGTGCGTGGTGGCCTGGGACACAGTATGCGAGttctccaacatcatggGCTTGCGTCTAAACAAGCGCAAGACCGCGTCTGCTCACTCTGTTGACAAGTCGAATCCGCGGTATGCTGCAGTCGCACAGAGTACCCTTGATCGTCTGCCCTCTGGTGAAGTCAAATGGGGATTTTTACAGTATGATCCCAGTGAGTGGAAGTGGGCGGCGAATAAACGCGCCATCGAGGAACACATGAAGGAGCTGAGGTATCAACTAAGCTCGCGGACCTCGGTCATGGCGCACATACAAGCTTATAACGCATACATGGAAAGTTTTCTagccaacaactttggcagaGTTGTCAACGGGTTGGGGGACTTCCATGCGATAACGGTACTTGAGGCGCTGCAATACGCACAGCAGTGCCTCTACGGTGGTGACGAGTCTTCTGCAGTTCAGGATGCGTCAGAGACAGCCAACGTGGCGAAACATGTAAGGAAGATGATTCAGGACCAGTTTGCTCTCCAGCGTCAGTATGATCTGCCCGACTGTTTCTTATATATGGGCGTCGAGAGTGGTGGCTTGGGGTTGGCAAATCCTGTGCCAGCTTTCGCCAAGTATGttgacattgtcaaagaagAGGATACGGACGATGAGTTCATGCCACCCATGGCAAAGCACTTTGAAGTCATGAGACGTCAACTGTCGGATGCGTACCGCGTTGATAGTAGATTATTTGGGGAGAGGTTGCATGCGGAGAGCGAGAagaacaaacttggcaaacAACTAGTCGCGGTCCCAACATTCGAGGGAAAGACTGAAAGCACCGATAAAGCTATGGGCGTGCCAACTTTCATGTCATTCAGCGACTACGTTTCCACCAGCGAGGAGCATAGTTCCGCCTTGGGCGACTGGTATAAGTCGATGTTTGACCCGCCGATTCTGAGGCTGGGTAGCACACAGCCCAGTACTAACGAATGGGCAGCGGCATACTTTGAGTCAGAACTGAAAGAAAAGTTTGGTGGATCTATTGCCGAGGAGGAGTTTTTGTCGCTGGGTTTGTATCGCACACTGGCTGAGGAAAAGGTGCGGTGGCAGTCTTGA